From the genome of Triticum aestivum cultivar Chinese Spring chromosome 1A, IWGSC CS RefSeq v2.1, whole genome shotgun sequence:
GAAGGCCAGGAGAATCAGATTTTTGCTAGGCTAAAATTGGGAGCACCAGCAGACTGGTACTTGTCTGGTCAATCCAGCTGATTAAAGCTCAATTCAAGCTCTGCTAGTTGTCTTCTCAGATGGACCTGATCCGTGAATCTTCGATTTTGATCTGCTTCATTATTGGGATTGTTCGTGAAAGCTGtgagcgatgaggttctcatttaAGTTGTTGATGGCAATAGCTTGTCAGCATGTGTGTTTGGATGGCCACATACTTTGTATCGGCTATTTTACTGCTGCCTAATTTTAGCCCGAGAAAGAAAACACCATATTTATCTCAAATCAGTCACCACCACACGTATAGTAGATGGTGATGGTGACAGCTTGTTCATTCATTGTTCTTCGCCTTTTCAATTTTGTTTCTTGTATTTGCTGGATTGAGGTCGAAGTTATTGTTTGCTTGCTATCCCATTTCCCTAAATGTGTGTGAATCATGAAATTTTGCAGTCCCCACTCTCCCCATGTTTCGGCATTGATGCATGATTTGCAGTCATAAATTTTGCGGTCATGTATGTTTATGTACCCAATTCTCATTGTGACCACAATTTGAATAGTTTTTTTTGAATAATCAATTGAATAGATTTCTGTCTGTAAGCACATAATTACATTACCTTTTGCCCTTTTGCATTTTTGCTGAATTATAAGACTATACACATGAAATTTTGATATAGGATTATAACGTACTCAGTGAATAGCTACAATTTTCATAAACTGTATCTCATCCGTGTTATTAGCTGCAAACACTTTTCCCATCAAGAGAAATGAATGAACAATTTTGTTGTTCAATGTGTTCCTTCTATTTTTAGAGCTTACTTATGACGCAGTTCAAATAAATGTTTAAAATTCAAAATGGTTAGCCACAACCATTCCAAATTCACAAAAAGAACATCTAAATAATTCACCAGTCTAGACATTACAGTTTGTTCTCCTCTTTATGTTATCATTGTAACATTGCAATTTCTTTATTATCTTTATTAATCCTTAGTGCTACCAAATTGGCAGGAATCCTGAGGAGTCTGGAGCAATGAGGCCGCCATCACagcagcagcagaacaacacgatccGCACGGTTACATCCCCAGTCAGGGAGCGCTCTGCCAAGGGAAACAACGACAACAACGCGGTGCCTCCGACCTCTCTCGATGACAAGAAGGGCTCGTCGTCAGGGAGTGAAGGGTCGATCTGGCCAAACTTTGCAGTCTCCCTGACGAACAAAGAGAAGGAAGAAGACTTCTTGGTGTTCAAGGGGTCCAAGCTGCCTCAGAGGCCCAAGAAGAGAGTCAAAGCCATCCAGAGGACTGTCAATGTATGAAACTTTCTCCTCAGCTCCCAAACTTTTAACTGTCAATCATTTCACTTAGGATTCTTCTCTCGTCTTCTTTTGACGGTGCATAGGATTCTTATCTTCTTATAGATAGTAAATAAATTGGTTTCCTTGCTTGTTGCACAGAGATTCCAGTAGTATTAAAAATTGCACAGCAGTACTACTAATGGTTCCAAACTTAAATGCAAGATAAGAAAACCAAGAGCGTACCACGGAGTAAACACATTTGAATAGGCACTTTTAATAGAGACAGGGCATGCGATCACATGGAGCATATGGCCATCTCTGTTCACGATGCCTGCCTTGTCCCTTGGCCAAAGGAGAcgtgcaaataaaatagcaaaagaTTCCATGTACGCCTCATTGATTATACATGAGATTTAATTAACTTGATTGCCAAGAGGCGTCCATAATGCCACAACATGCTTCTGTCTGAAGCAAATATAAGACTGTTTGGAAGCATTCAGTGCTCCATGTGTTGTGTTGTTCCTACTGTTTAATCTTAATCTCCTTCTTTCTTTGAAGCAGCCAAAGTAATTACCATTTTATCTTATCTTATCTCTGTTGAACTCCATTTCTGAATTCTATACAGTGGAGCAATAATTAGTCCTTGTGCTTGTGGTTGAAGCATGCTTTGGAGTTAAGGTTTCTTTTTAGACACTTGAAGCTTTTGTAGAAGGAAAGATACTTAGAGTTTAGCTTTAGAAAACAGTTGGCGCCAATTTTTTTAGGATATTACTAATGTCTACAGTTTTGTTCATATGTTTTTTTGTTGTTGAAACCGTGTCACGGATTCTGCAGTTCTGACCTGATGTTTGTTTGTCCATCTTTGGCAGTTTGTATGCCCTGGAACATGGCTATGCGACCTGACTCTGGAAAGATACGAAGTACGAGAGAAGAAGGTCTCCAAGAAGGTGAGCAAAGGCTAGCATAACATGTTATCATCTCTGGTCCTGTAAACCCTGCATCACTCACGCACTAGGTAGAAATGAACTGCCTGACCGACGTTCTTCTTGCTCGATTTCGCAGCGGCCCAGGGGACTGAAAGCGATGCACGACATGGACAGCGAGTCGGAAGAGTAATGGTACGACCGTCGTCGAGCCTGAGCAGCTGAGCAGTTAGAAAGAAGAATACACACAAACACCGCCACAGATCCAGTAGCCGAACCAAAGATTGCAAATTAACCTCTCCCAGATGCAATGAACATTGGGGCTGACCGCTTCTCGCGCCCGCGGCTTTCGGAGCGGCTGCGGGTTATTTCCGTGCATGGCTCTGTTTTTTACAGAAGAGAGCGTTGGCTATATCATCTTGTGCCCAAAGGCCCTGACCTCATGTTGATACCATTTGAGAACATATGCATCTCGCTGTGTCAAACTGGTGCCAAGTAGTGTGCTCCAGTACAGGTGGGCGTGTGGGTTTGCCCTCTGCTTGCACTGGCAAATGACGGTAATAATACTTAAGTTAAGATGGATTTACCAGGGTGGTCTTCAGTAATTTGTCTATCCCCTGCTGGCTACCAGCTGCTGTAAACTTCATCCGTAGTTACAATTTGGAGCATCCGATGATGCCATGCGTAGGCTTATCAGGCGACACACTGCTGATGGATATATAAATTTGTGGTTGACGTCATCTATGGTCTATCGTCTTTCTTTTAAGAAATTACTCTCTGtgtaaaaaaaatataagagcatttagatcactaattgtttacggagggagtacagcgTAGACAACTCTCACTAAGCGCTCAGGAGAGTCCATGGGATGTGCTGCCGTGAATTCAGATCCACAGATTTTTATTTCTTCAAGGCCCTTTTCTGCTTTTTTGCTTACGCGTGGGACAGGTGTCCATGTACTCACGTTGTTTTCCTCACTTGATCAATCCAATAATATCTTCCTTTCTTTGCCTAAAAGAAAAATATCTTTCTTGTATATACTTATAAAAGGTATGGGTTGGCAATGATTCACTCTCCCATCAATTTTCTTCTTTACATGTAACATATGCAAGACTAAAATCTTATAGATGATTTAAATAAACAATTTTATATATAATTGTTGGACCAGTCCTTGCAAAAGGCATAAAAGGCATAATAAATAAATACGTTCTTACTCTTAAGGAGTCAACATAAAAAGAGTCAACATTCACGCTCAGGGtgtaaaagaaataaataaattctTACTGTTACTAAATAAATAAATACATTCTTACTCTTAAAGCATAAAAGGCAACGGGGTAGCGCCTGCATGTTCTCTGTTGCCGGTGTCGCTGTGGTGCTGTAACAAAACTCTAATTCTCTCTCTCTTAACGAAATATTGCACAAAACTCTTATGTGTTTTTGAGAAAAAAAACACTCTTGTACTTAATCAACACAAAAGAACAAAGTGTGAAATATCGCTCTAACCTGAAGCCTTGTCTCACATTAAGAAACACTCATCTTTGGCAAACTTTTTGTTTGCCAGTCGTCTGTTTGCTTGCTAGGCATGGCGCTACTTGAACATGATATGTCAGGCAACCTCGCATTCCCTAGCCTCGCAGTGGCGAAGATGATGCGACGTTGGAACTATCG
Proteins encoded in this window:
- the LOC123065317 gene encoding uncharacterized protein, which produces MERESRKNYQTRGSARGGGGGGAGGGTAAERDLLLQWGNRKRLRCVKVQRRDVEAAATAAAEKAAVGQRRAAAAATAAAQHHPLGHAHHRAIRNPEESGAMRPPSQQQQNNTIRTVTSPVRERSAKGNNDNNAVPPTSLDDKKGSSSGSEGSIWPNFAVSLTNKEKEEDFLVFKGSKLPQRPKKRVKAIQRTVNFVCPGTWLCDLTLERYEVREKKVSKKRPRGLKAMHDMDSESEE